From Quercus lobata isolate SW786 chromosome 1, ValleyOak3.0 Primary Assembly, whole genome shotgun sequence, one genomic window encodes:
- the LOC115991036 gene encoding uncharacterized protein LOC115991036: protein MAQQSERDIIRPITIMLDGPTSYHAWSQNMTVFLKGRKLWRYVTGSIPKPVPNPKSKATAAEESSKTAVTTDDYEERLEEWESIQSKILSWFINTSIPSIHNLLPRLETAEAAWKFLADRYNCTNDSSLEFHIESKLYQMRQETGQSISDFYSQTSTMWEQLSAADPPLVCSKDIELFVKYRDRRRFMHFMMGLREDFEPTRASLLSRSPTPSLDAAVKELISEENRRPTYHMTSSDHVLATPSPQPPIAAFTAPPRINSGRPTSQSSKGAHCKFCRAKGHDISVCRKLQKFVQEQNKASLPQAAAVCPSDPSVPTGSSLASSLTTADIEAVVQQVLSRTSTALSVTSGSPDGSSAWDRP, encoded by the exons atggctCAACAAAGTGAACGAGATATCATACGTCCTATCACCATCATGTTGGATGGTCCCACTAGCTATCATGCATGGTCTCAGAATATGACCGTCTTTCTCAAGGGTCGTAAACTGTGGAGATATGTGACTGGTTCAATCCCTAAGCCAGTACCAAACCCTAAGTCCAAAGCCACAGCTGCTGAAGAGTCTTCCAAGACTGCTGTTACAACAGATGATTATGAAGAACGTCTAGAAGAATGGGAGAGTATTCAGAGTAAGATCTTAtcttggtttatcaatacctctattccctccattcataatcttcttcctcgtcttgaaactgctgaggctgcttggaaatttttggccgATCGTTATAACTGTACTAATGATTCAAGCTTGGAGTTTCACATTGAATCAAAGCTTTATCAAATGCGCCAAGAGACAGGTcagtctatttctgatttttattctcagacTTCTACTATGTGGGAACAACTCTCTGCTGCAGATCCTCCACTGGTGTGTTCTAAGGACATTGAGCTCTTTGTCAAATATCGAGATCGCCGTAGATTTATGCACTTCATGATGGGTTTACGTGAGGATTTTGAGCCTACTAGGGCTTCTCTACTTAGCCggtctcctactccttctcttgatgctgcaGTAAAGGAGCTCATTTCTGAGGAGAATCGTCGGCCCACTTATCACATGACATCATCTGATCATGTCTTGGCTACACCCTCACCACAGCCTCCCATTGCTGCATTCACTGCTCCTCCGCGAATAAACTCCGGGCGTCCCACCTCTCAGTCTTCCAAAGGTGCTCACTGCAAGTTTTGCCGTGCCAAAGGCCATGACATCTCTGTTTGTCGAAAGCTACAGAAATTTGTGCAAGAGCAGAATAAAGCTTCTCTTCCTCAGGCAGCTGCTGTATGTCCTTCAGATCCATCAGTTCCTACAGGTTCCTCTTTGGCTTCCTCACTTACTACAGCTGATATTGAGGCAGTTGTTCAACAGGTTTTATCCCGCACTTCCACTGCCCTTTCTGTCACCTCAG GATCCCCGGACGGGTCAAGTGCTTGGGACAGGCCGTAA